From the Solanum pennellii chromosome 4, SPENNV200 genome, one window contains:
- the LOC107016214 gene encoding pentatricopeptide repeat-containing protein At2g13600, which translates to MTKDTSLFKKLITWDLFSLSNSTPFAKILDSYINTKSQYVIQTVHCRILKTHYSSEVFINNKLIDTYGKSGVLKYAKKVFDKMPERNTFTWNSMMNAYTASRLVFEAEELFNMMPEPDQCSWNLMVSSFAQCELFDSSIEFLVRMHKEDFVLNEYGYGSGLSACAGLRDLRMGTQLHASVAKSRYSRSVYMGSALIDMYSKTGDVNCAAKVFNGMCERNVVSWNSLLSCYEQNGPVKEALVVFARMMEFGFKPDEKTLASVVSACASLCAIREGKEIHAQIVKSDKLRDDLIICNALVDMYAKFGRIAEARWIFDRMPVRSVVSDTCLVSGYARVASVKTARAVFLGMIERNVVSWNALIAGYTQNGNNEEALNLFLMLKRESVWPTHYTFGNLLNACANLADLKLGRQAHTHILKHGFRFQNGPEPDVFVGNALIDMYMKCGSVVDGSCVFTKMLDRDWVSWNAVIVGYAQNGHAMEALETFNAMLVSGEKPDHVTMIGVLCACSHAGLVEEGRRYFYSMDRDYGLTPFKDHYTCMVDLLGKAGCLEEAKDLIESMPMPPDSVVWGSLLAACKIHREIELGKYVAEKLLEIDPTNSGPYVLLSNMYAEQGKWQDVKMVRKLMRQRGVVKQPGCSWIEIQSQVHVFMVKDKRHTQKKEIYLILNTLTKLMKLSGYVPNAGHLDGDEEQTMLDFNSSEEFEEPVTAAIAC; encoded by the coding sequence ATGACAAAAGACACTTCTTTATTCAAAAAACTCATCACTTGGGACCTTTTCTCCCTCTCAAACTCAACTCCCTTTGCCAAGATTCTAGATTCTTACATCAATACCAAGTCCCAGTATGTCATACAAACTGTCCATTGTCGAATTCTCAAGACCCATTATAGCTCCGAGGTTTTCATAAACAACAAGCTAATAGATACTTACGGTAAATCCGGGGTGTTAAAGTATGCCAAGAAGGTGTTTGATAAAATGCCTGAGAGAAATACCTTTACTTGGAATTCCATGATGAATGCATATACAGCATCAAGATTAGTTTTTGAGGCTGAGGAACTGTTTAACATGATGCCTGAGCCTGATCAGTGTTCGTGGAACTTGATGGTGTCGAGCTTTGCTCAATGTGAATTGTTTGATTCGTCGATAGAGTTTCTTGTGAGAATGCACAAAgaagattttgttttgaatgagTACGGTTATGGAAGTGGTTTAAGTGCTTGTGCAGGGTTAAGGGACTTGAGAATGGGAACTCAACTTCATGCCTCGGTTGCTAAATCGAGATATTCGAGAAGTGTTTACATGGGTTCTGCGCTTATTGACATGTACTCGAAAACGGGTGATGTAAATTGTGCAGCAAAGGTGTTTAATGGGATGTGTGAACGTAATGTGGTGTCGTGGAATAGTTTACTTTCTTGTTATGAGCAAAATGGGCCAGTGAAGGAGGCACTTGTGGTATTCGCTAGGATGATGGAGTTTGGGTTTAAACCAGATGAGAAGACATTGGCAAGTGTAGTAAGTGCTTGTGCAAGTTTGTGTGCGATAAGAGAAGGTAAGGAAATTCATGCCCAAATTGTGAAGTCGGATAAGCTTAGGGATGATCTTATTATATGCAATGCGTTGGTTGATATGTACGCAAAGTTTGGGAGAATTGCTGAAGCGAGATGGATTTTTGATAGGATGCCAGTCAGAAGTGTGGTGTCCGACACCTGTTTGGTAAGTGGTTATGCGAGAGTTGCAAGTGTGAAGACTGCAAGAGCTGTGTTTTTGGGGATGATTGAAAGGAATGTTGTGTCTTGGAATGCTCTTATTGCTGGATATACACAGAACGGGAACAATGAAGAGGCACTAAATCTCTTTCTTATGCTAAAGCGGGAATCTGTTTGGCCAACACACTATACGTTTGGGAATCTACTTAACGCTTGTGCAAATTTAGCTGATCTGAAACTTGGTAGGCAGGCTCATACACATATTTTGAAGCATGGATTTCGTTTCCAGAATGGACCTGAGCCTGATGTTTTCGTGGGAAATGCTCTCATAgacatgtatatgaaatgtgGATCAGTTGTAGATGGTAGCTGTGTTTTCACAAAAATGCTGGACAGGGACTGGGTTTCGTGGAATGCCGTTATAGTTGGATATGCACAAAATGGCCATGCTATGGAAGCTCTTGAAACTTTCAACGCTATGTTAGTATCCGGAGAGAAGCCAGATCACGTTACTATGATTGGAGTTCTATGTGCATGTAGTCATGCAGGATTGGTTGAGGAGGGGCGTCGATATTTCTATTCCATGGACAGAGACTATGGGTTGACACCTTTTAAAGACCACTATACATGCATGGTCGATTTACTTGGCAAGGCTGGTTGCTTAGAAGAGGCAAAGGATTTGATTGAATCCATGCCGATGCCACCAGATAGTGTGGTATGGGGGTCTTTGCTCGCTGCATGTAAAATTCACAGGGAAATTGAGTTGGGAAAGTATGTAGCTGAGAAGCTTTTGGAGATTGATCCTACAAATTCTGGCCCTTATGTTCTTCTATCAAACATGTATGCTGAACAAGGAAAATGGCAAGATGTCAAAATGGTCCGAAAACTTATGAGACAACGAGGCGTTGTTAAACAGCCTGGTTGTAGTTGGATTGAAATACAAAGCCAGGTTCATGTTTTCATGGTAAAAGATAAGAGACACACGCAGAAAAAAgagatatatttgatattgaatACACTAACTAAATTGATGAAGCTTTCTGGCTATGTCCCAAATGCTGGTCATTTGGATGGTGATGAGGAGCAAACCATGCTGGATTTTAACTCATCTGAAGAGTTTGAAGAACCTGTAACAGCTGCCATTGCATGCTAA
- the LOC107017597 gene encoding putative receptor-like protein kinase At3g47110: protein MFLNSHMDSTLFSFNLLVNSCSSLLFFITCFRCFSMALCHGNDTDQQALLAFKGSINDPFGYMKTWNASTHFCHWSGVTCGRKHVRVIQLNVENQKLDGPLSPFIGNMSFLRSLYLSNNSFRGEIPSEVGRLRRLHRLYLGNNSFHGQIPSNLSRCLNLVSLVLGGNKLVGSLPPELGALSKLEYLLLTRNNLTGEIPSSYGNLTSLIGFYAPVNNLQGKIPDSFGQLKNLERFGVAANQLSGTIPSEIFNISSITTFDVGLNQIHGTLPSSLGITLPNLELFIISGNNVSGSIPSTLSNSSKLVYFLAGSNQLTGSVPSLEKLNELQQLTIPGNYLGTGEPDDLSFIASLTNVSRFRILEIQFNSFGGVLPASFRNFSTELQVVQLSYNRIRGNIPPEIGNFVNVEEFQVRENLLTGTIPMNFGKLKKLQILDLSQNRLSGNIPSSLGNLSVVSILLLHDNNLTGEIPASLGNCNYMIEIYVANNNLLGQIPKDLFALSSLVAVDIFENHLDGFIPLEVGNMINLEYLNVSVNNFTGKIPSTIVSCVSLEALDMKGNFFQGIIPPSLSSLRGLRVLDLSRNNMSGRVPKYLEDFKFQLLNLSFNDFEGALPNEGVFKNVSAISVIGNPKLCGGVPDIHIPECDIKRSKKFGSRFILKIVISVVFGILGLGMLVTLLICFLLKKPKSVPVSSSLGESLINVSCRSLLQATNGFSEDNLIGAGSYGSVYKGTLDGGIVVAVKVLNLSRHGASKSFMAECKVLRNTRHRNLVKVLSACSGVDYRGNDFKALVYEFMVNGSLEDWLHPRPSEDTSQAATKKLNILQRLNIAIDVASAIDYLHLHCETPIVHCDLKPSNILLDNQLVGHIGDFGLAKFLQPTAQNSSISEGSSGLVRGTIGYTAPEYGMGSELSTCGDVYSFGILLLEMFTGKRPTDGMFKDGLDLPSFAKHALLYGAMEVIDPSLIYGTEEDEQGKSRNIYQNKEFLVSVLRVGVACSAYSGPERMNITETVSQLYSIKEALLESQKTSGAH from the exons ATGTTTCTGAATTCACATATGGATTCGACATTGTTCTCCTTCAATCTTTTAGTAAACAGTTGTAGTTCTCTTTTATTCTTCATTACATGTTTTCGTTGTTTTTCTATGGCATTGTGTCATGGCAATGACACAGATCAACAAGCACTACTTGCATTCAAGGGATCTATAAATGATCCTTTTGGATATATGAAAACATGGAATGCGTCCACACACTTTTGCCATTGGTCTGGTGTAACTTGTGGACGTAAACATGTTAGAGTCATTCAACTAAACGTTGAGAACCAAAAACTAGATGGCCCCTTGTCACCCTTCATTGGGAACATGAGTTTCCTCAGATCTCTATACCTGTCAAACAATAGCTTCCGTGGTGAAATACCTTCGGAGGTTGGCCGTTTGAGAAGGCTACACCGGTTGTATCTTGGTAACAACTCATTTCATGGACAGATCCCCTCAAATTTATCAAGGTGCTTGAATCTTGTATCTCTTGTCCTTGGAGGTAACAAGTTAGTAGGAAGCCTTCCTCCAGAGCTAGGTGCCTTGTCCAAACTCGAGTACTTGTTACTCACTCGAAACAACTTGACAGGTGAAATCCCTTCTTCTTATGGAAACCTAACATCATTGATAGGATTCTATGCACCAGTGAATAATCTTCAGGGGAAAATCCCCGACTCATTTGGGCAGCTGAAAAACTTAGAAAGGTTCGGAGTAGCTGCAAACCAATTGTCAGGTACTATCCCTTCTGAAATCTTCAACATATCTTCCATCACAACATTTGATGTTGGATTGAACCAAATCCACGGTACACTTCCTTCAAGTTTGGGAATCACTCTCCCgaatcttgaattatttatCATCAGTGGGAACAACGTTTCTGGATCGATCCCATCTACATTGTCCAATTCATCAAAGCTAGTGTATTTTCTTGCTGGAAGTAATCAACTTACAGGAAGTGTACCAAGTCTTGAGAAACTGAATGAGCTTCAACAGTTAACAATTCCCGGGAATTATCTTGGAACTGGAGAACCAGATGATCTAAGCTTCATCGCCTCTCTGACTAACGTGTCTCGTTTCAGAATTTTGGAGATTCAGTTCAATAGTTTTGGAGGGGTTCTGCCTGCATCCTTCAGGAATTTTTCAACTGAGCTTCAGGTTGTTCAGTTATCATACAACAGAATCCGTGGTAACATACCACCTGAGATTGGAAATTTCGTCAACGTGGAAGAATTTCAAGTGAGGGAAAACTTACTTACTGGTACTATTCCAATGAATTTTGGTAAACTTAAGAAACTGCAGATTTTGGATTTGTCTCAGAATAGATTGTCAGGGAATATTCCATCATCTCTAGGAAATCTCAGTGTAGTATCCATCCTTCTTCTGCACGATAATAATCTCACCGGTGAGATCCCAGCAAGTTTAGGAAATTGCAATTACatgattgagatatatgttgcTAACAATAACCTGTTAGGACAGATACCTAAGGACCTTTTTGCTCTCTCTTCCTTAGTTGCTGTAGACATTTTTGAGAACCATTTAGATGGTTTCATCCCTCTTGAAGTTGGAAATATGATAAATCTTGAATATCTTAATGTTTCCGTAAATAACTTCACTGGTAAAATCCCAAGTACTATTGTTAGCTGTGTCTCACTAGAAGCCTTAGACATGAAAGGGAACTTCTTTCAAGGAATTATTCCTCCTTCTTTGAGCTCTTTACGAGGTCTCCGTGTTTTAGACCTTTCTAGAAATAATATGTCTGGCCGAGTACCAAAATACTTGGAagatttcaagtttcaactctTGAATTTATCGTTCAATGATTTCGAAGGAGCGTTACCAAATGAAGGCGTCTTTAAGAATGTAAGTGCAATATCAGTAATTGGAAATCCAAAACTTTGTGGGGGTGTGCCTGACATACATATTCCGGAATGTGACATCAAAAGATCGAAAAAATTTGGTTCGAGGTTTATCCTCAAGATTGTCATCTCTGTTGTCTTTGGTATACTAGGACTTGGTATGCTTGTCACTTTACTAATTTGTTTCTTGTTAAAGAAACCGAAAAGTGTGCCTGTTTCAAGTTCATTGGGTGAGTCTCTCATAAATGTGTCTTGCCGAAGTTTGCTTCAAGCTACTAATGGATTCTCTGAAGACAACTTGATTGGTGCTGGTAGCTATGGATCTGTTTATAAAGGAACTCTCGATGGAGGAATAGTTGTCGCGGTGAAAGTGCTAAACCTCTCGCGACATGGAGCTTCCAAAAGCTTTATGGCTGAATGTAAAGTCTTGAGAAACACTAGACATCGGAATTTGGTCAAGGTTCTCTCAGCATGTTCAGGAGTTGACTATCGAGGGAACGATTTCAAGGCTTTGGTTTACGAGTTTATGGTTAATGGAAGCCTCGAAGACTGGTTGCATCCTCGTCCAAGTGAAGATACAAGTCAGGCAGCTACAAAAAAGTTGAATATTCTTCAAAGGCTCAACATTGCTATAGATGTTGCTTCTGCAATCGATTATCTTCATCTCCACTGCGAGACTCCGATAGTTCACTGTGATCTCAAGCCAAGCAACATTCTTCTAGACAACCAATTGGTCGGGCACATTGGTGATTTTGGTTTGGCAAAGTTCCTTCAACCAACTGCACAAAATTCTTCTATTTCAGAAGGAAGCTCTGGTCTCGTTAGAGGAACAATCGGTTACACTGCTCCAG AATATGGGATGGGAAGTGAGCTATCGACTTGTGGTGATGTGTACAGCTTTGGGATCCTTTTACTAGAAATGTTCACCGGAAAAAGGCCTACAGATGGAATGTTTAAGGATGGTTTAGACCTTCCAAGTTTCGCTAAACATGCATTGCTTTATGGAGCTATGGAAGTTATAGATCCATCCCTTATTTATGGAACTGAAGAAGATGAGCAAGGTAAAAGCAGAAATATCTACCAGAATAAAGAGTTTCTTGTTTCTGTTCTTCGAGTCGGGGTTGCTTGTTCTGCATATTCTGGACCTGAAAGAATGAACATCACTGAAACTGTTTCCCAATTGTACTCTATCAAGGAAGCTCTTCTGGAATCACAAAAAACTTCAGGAGCACATTGA
- the LOC107015732 gene encoding protein-S-isoprenylcysteine O-methyltransferase A-like isoform X3: MAELFGYTACRQLLQMFISIIFFHVSEYILALVFHGKSNVSFKSLLISKHYVLAMFCSLIEYLIEIYFFPGLKEYWWISNFGLAMVVLGEIIRKLAIVTAGQAFTHLIKVYHEENHQLVTNGIYRFVRHPGYCGFFIWSVGTQIMLCNPVSTIAFTVVVWKFFSGRIPYEEFFLKQFFGSDYEDYMRKVPSGIPLVR, encoded by the coding sequence ATGGCAGAGCTTTTCGGATATACAGCATGCAGACAATTATTGCAAATGTTCATTTCAATTATATTCTTCCATGTTTCCGAGTACATTCTGGCACTTGTCTTTCATGGGAAGTCGAATGTATCTTTTAAGTCGCTTTTGATAAGCAAACATTATGTACTAGCAATGTTTTGCTCCTTGATAGAATACCTTATTGAAATCTATTTCTTTCCCGGCTTAAAGGAATATTGGTGGATAAGTAATTTTGGCCTCGCAATGGTTGTTCTCGGAGAAATCATAAGGAAGTTGGCAATTGTGACAGCTGGCCAAGCCTTCACTCATCTAATAAAGGTTTATCATGAGGAAAATCATCAGTTGGTTACGAATGGGATCTATAGATTTGTCCGGCATCCCGGTTACTGTGGTTTCTTCATCTGGTCTGTTGGTACACAAATAATGCTATGTAATCCAGTATCAACCATTGCATTTACAGTTGTTGTGTGGAAATTCTTCTCGGGAAGGATACCTTACGAGGAGTTTTTCCTCAAGCAGTTCTTTGGTTCTGACTACGAAGATTATATGAGAAAAGTTCCTTCTGGTATTCCACTTGTGAGGTGA
- the LOC107015732 gene encoding protein-S-isoprenylcysteine O-methyltransferase A-like isoform X2, producing the protein MSFLKDIFIDSEAHFVVLIVQSSSTFSELFGYTACRQLLQMFISIIFFHVSEYILALVFHGKSNVSFKSLLISKHYVLAMFCSLIEYLIEIYFFPGLKEYWWISNFGLAMVVLGEIIRKLAIVTAGQAFTHLIKVYHEENHQLVTNGIYRFVRHPGYCGFFIWSVGTQIMLCNPVSTIAFTVVVWKFFSGRIPYEEFFLKQFFGSDYEDYMRKVPSGIPLVR; encoded by the exons ATGTCATTCTTAAAGGATATTTTCATTGATTCTGAAGCCCATTTTGTGGTGCTAATTGTACAGAGCTCATCAACATTTTCAG AGCTTTTCGGATATACAGCATGCAGACAATTATTGCAAATGTTCATTTCAATTATATTCTTCCATGTTTCCGAGTACATTCTGGCACTTGTCTTTCATGGGAAGTCGAATGTATCTTTTAAGTCGCTTTTGATAAGCAAACATTATGTACTAGCAATGTTTTGCTCCTTGATAGAATACCTTATTGAAATCTATTTCTTTCCCGGCTTAAAGGAATATTGGTGGATAAGTAATTTTGGCCTCGCAATGGTTGTTCTCGGAGAAATCATAAGGAAGTTGGCAATTGTGACAGCTGGCCAAGCCTTCACTCATCTAATAAAGGTTTATCATGAGGAAAATCATCAGTTGGTTACGAATGGGATCTATAGATTTGTCCGGCATCCCGGTTACTGTGGTTTCTTCATCTGGTCTGTTGGTACACAAATAATGCTATGTAATCCAGTATCAACCATTGCATTTACAGTTGTTGTGTGGAAATTCTTCTCGGGAAGGATACCTTACGAGGAGTTTTTCCTCAAGCAGTTCTTTGGTTCTGACTACGAAGATTATATGAGAAAAGTTCCTTCTGGTATTCCACTTGTGAGGTGA
- the LOC107017598 gene encoding glyceraldehyde-3-phosphate dehydrogenase A, chloroplastic, protein MAALSVANTSLKVNNKGFSEFSGLRTSSAVPFGRKNNDDLFSVAGLQTSAIGGRKNKRIVTEAKLKVAINGFGRIGRNFLRCWHGRKDSPLDVIAINDTGGVKQASHLLKYDSTLGIFDADVKPVGTDGISVDGKVIQVVSNRDPVNLPWGELGVDLVIEGTGVFVDREGAGKHIQAGAKKVLITAPGKGDIPTYVVGVNAELYSHDEPIISNASCTTNCLAPFVKVLDQKFGIIKGTMTTTHSYTGDQRLLDASHRDLRRARAAALNIVPTSTGAAKAVALVLPSLKGKLNGIALRVPTPNVSVVDLVVQVTKKTFAEEVNAAFREAADKELNGILSVCDEPLVSVDFRCSDVSSTVDSSLTMVMGDDMVKVIAWYDNEWGYSQRVVDLADIVANQWK, encoded by the exons ATGGCTGCTCTCTCAGTAGCCAACACTTCTCTTAAG GTTAACAACAAAGGATTCTCTGAATTCTCTGGTTTGAGAACCTCATCAGCTGTTCCATTTGGGAGGAAAAATAATGATGATTTGTTCTCTGTTGCTGGCTTACAAACCTCTGCT ATTGGAGGAAGGAAGAACAAGAGGATAGTAACTGAGGCAAAGTTGAAAGTGGCTATCAATGGATTTGGAAGAATCGGAAGGAACTTCTTGAGGTGTTGGCATGGTAGAAAAGACTCACCTCTTGATGTCATTGCCATCAATGACACTGGTGGTGTCAAGCAAGCCTCTCACCTTCTCAAATATGACTCCACCCTCGGCATCTTTGATGCTGACGTCAAGCCGGTTGGCACTGATGGCATCTCTGTCGATGGAAAAGTCATCCAAGTCGTCTCCAACCGTGACCCTGTGAACCTCCCATGGGG AGAACTTGGAGTTGACTTAGTCATAGAAGGTACCGGAGTTTTTGTAGACAGAGAAGGTGCCGGTAAACACATCCAGGCCGGAGCCAAGAAGGTGCTCATCACCGCCCCCGGAAAAGGTGACATCCCTACTTATGTTGTTGGTGTCAATGCTGAACTTTACAGCCATGATGAACCTATCATCAGCAATGCCTCTTGTACCACCAACTGCCTTGCTCCTTTCGTCAAGGTTCTTGACCAGAAATTTG GAATTATCAAGGGAACAATGACAACTACTCACTCTTACACCGGTGACCAAAGGCTTCTTGATGCAAGCCACAGGGATCTTAGACGTGCACGAGCTGCAGCACTGAACATAGTTCCAACCTCAACTGGTGCTGCTAAGGCTGTGGCTCTTGTTCTCCCAAGCCTCAAGGGGAAACTCAACGGCATTGCCCTCCGTGTTCCCACCCCTAACGTCTCGGTTGTGGACCTTGTTGTGCAAGTCACCAAGAAGACATTTGCTGAGGAAGTGAATGCTGCATTCAGAGAGGCCGCTGATAAGGAACTCAATGGCATTCTATCTGTCTGTGATGAACCACTCGTGTCAGTTGATTTCCGGTGCAGTGACGTGTCATCAACTGTTGATTCTTCACTCACCATGGTCATGGGAGATGACATGGTTAAGGTTATTGCTTGGTATGACAATGAATGGGGTTACTCACAGAGGGTTGTTGATCTTGCTGACATTGTTGCAAACCAGTggaaataa
- the LOC107015732 gene encoding protein-S-isoprenylcysteine O-methyltransferase A-like isoform X1, which yields MNNINAHIESKLCFVMSLFLNGARINLQEMSFLKDIFIDSEAHFVVLIVQSSSTFSELFGYTACRQLLQMFISIIFFHVSEYILALVFHGKSNVSFKSLLISKHYVLAMFCSLIEYLIEIYFFPGLKEYWWISNFGLAMVVLGEIIRKLAIVTAGQAFTHLIKVYHEENHQLVTNGIYRFVRHPGYCGFFIWSVGTQIMLCNPVSTIAFTVVVWKFFSGRIPYEEFFLKQFFGSDYEDYMRKVPSGIPLVR from the exons ATGAACAACATAAATGCACATATAGAATCTAAGTTGTGTTTTGTGATGTCTTTGTTCCTGAATGGTGCTCGCATAAATTTGCAGGAAATGTCATTCTTAAAGGATATTTTCATTGATTCTGAAGCCCATTTTGTGGTGCTAATTGTACAGAGCTCATCAACATTTTCAG AGCTTTTCGGATATACAGCATGCAGACAATTATTGCAAATGTTCATTTCAATTATATTCTTCCATGTTTCCGAGTACATTCTGGCACTTGTCTTTCATGGGAAGTCGAATGTATCTTTTAAGTCGCTTTTGATAAGCAAACATTATGTACTAGCAATGTTTTGCTCCTTGATAGAATACCTTATTGAAATCTATTTCTTTCCCGGCTTAAAGGAATATTGGTGGATAAGTAATTTTGGCCTCGCAATGGTTGTTCTCGGAGAAATCATAAGGAAGTTGGCAATTGTGACAGCTGGCCAAGCCTTCACTCATCTAATAAAGGTTTATCATGAGGAAAATCATCAGTTGGTTACGAATGGGATCTATAGATTTGTCCGGCATCCCGGTTACTGTGGTTTCTTCATCTGGTCTGTTGGTACACAAATAATGCTATGTAATCCAGTATCAACCATTGCATTTACAGTTGTTGTGTGGAAATTCTTCTCGGGAAGGATACCTTACGAGGAGTTTTTCCTCAAGCAGTTCTTTGGTTCTGACTACGAAGATTATATGAGAAAAGTTCCTTCTGGTATTCCACTTGTGAGGTGA
- the LOC107017799 gene encoding protein high chlorophyll fluorescent 107 — protein sequence MSQFSFTSSSSSNFTLFYHSQNHNPSKFHVSAPFRTSQPSPSHPIPPLCSRDPSSSSPLLEEKPETSQSSSKFDPQDRLSYNDEVTDEISTTKKSLEELLVVRRPVKESSVENDDEKGEAVSNFEDSQERNGILEEQPSSSSFPLDAGLKKFAKKVPIFEPSRLESDSGEKPLKVNLDLALYKAKILARKFQYADAEEILQQCIDVWPEDGRSYVALGKILSKQSKLNEARTVYEKGCQATQGENPYIWQCWAILENRMGNLRRARELFDAATVADKKHIAAWHGWAVLELKQGNIKKARNLLGKGLKFCGGNEYVYQTLALLEAKAKRYERARYLFKQATRCNRKSCASWLAWAQLEAQLENNRSARQLFEKAVQASPKNRFAWHVWGVFEANLGNIDQGRKLLTIGHMVNPRDPVLLQSLGLIEYKNSSANLARVLFRRASQLDPRHQPVWIAWGWMEWKEGNISTARELYQKALSINSTTESAARCLQAWGVLEQRAGNLSAARRLFRSSLNINSQSYITWMTWANLEEDQGNSIRAEEIRNLYFQQRTEVVDDESWIMGFLDVIDPAIDSIKRLLNLDQNSYYKVKESTSNTTAGDDVEGSTEESASPSSANVNDNNIDTGSGFDLDDFIRVMLSLDPSKLEVQLTTSLKDPPKIARTTNGVWRPSTKTSRTSTTL from the exons ATGAGTCAGTTTTCGTTTACTTCTTCTTCGAGCTCTAATTTCACTCTCTTCTATCATTCTCAGAATCATAATCCTTCAAAGTTTCATGTTTCTGCTCCCTTTAGAACATCCCAACCATCGCCTTCACATCCTATACCTCCCTTATGTTCCCGTGATCCGTCTTCCTCATCACCACTTCTTGAAGAAAAGCCAGAAACATCACAATCTTCTTCTAAGTTTGATCCTCAAGATAGACTAAGTTACAATGATGAAGTTACTGATGAGATCAGCACTACAAAGAAGTCCTTGGAAGAGTTACTTGTTGTTCGTAGGCCGGTGAAGGAGTCTTCCGTGGAAAATGATGATGAAAAAGGGGAAGCAGTGAGTAACTTTGAGGATTCTCAAGAGAGAAATGGTATTCTGGAAGAACAACCATCTTCCTCATCATTTCCACTTGATGCTGGCCTTAAGAAATTTGCAAAAAAAGTGCCAATTTTTGAGCCAAGCAGACTCGAATCTGACTCCGGAGAGAAGCCTCTTAAAGTCAATTTAGACTTAGCTCTGTATAAGGCAAAGATTTTGGCTCGAAAGTTTCAGTATGCAGATGCAGAGGAAATTTTGCAACAG TGTATTGATGTCTGGCCAGAAGATGGAAGATCATATGTTGCTTTGGGAAAGATTTTGAGTAAGCAATCAAAACTAAATGAAGCCAGAACTGTTTACGAAAAAGGCTGTCAGGCAACACAAGGAGAAAATCCTTACATTTGGCAG TGCTGGGCTATTCTGGAAAATAGGATGGGTAATTTACGGAGAGCTAGAGAACTATTTGATGCTGCGACAGTAGCTGACAAGAAACATATTGCAGCCTGGCATGGATGGGCAGTTTTAGAGCTAAAGCAAGGGAATATAAAGAAGGCAAGAAATCTTCTTGGCAAAGGCCTCAAGTTTTGTGGAGGTAACGAGTATGTATATCAAACTCTTGCGCTCCTTGAAGCTAAAGCAAAACGATATGAAAGAGCACGATATTTGTTCAAGCAGGCAACAAGGTGTAACCGAAAAAGTTGTGCTAGTTGGCTG GCATGGGCTCAACTAGAGGCTCAGTTAGAGAATAACCGTTCTGCTAGGCAGCTGTTTGAG AAAGCAGTTCAAGCCAGTCCGAAAAATAGGTTCGCATGGCATGTATGGGGAGTTTTTGAAGCTAATCTAGGAAATATTGATCAAGGAAGGAAACTTCTAACAATAGGGCACATGGTGAATCCTAGAGATCCTGTTCTTCTCCAGTCACTTGGTTTGATAGAATACAAGAACTCCAGTGCAAACCTTGCACGAGTTCTATTCCGAAGAGCATCTCAACTGGATCCAAGGCATCAACCAGTTTGGATT GCTTGGGGTTGGATGGAATGGAAAGAAGGAAACATTTCCACAGCTCGAGAACTATACCAGAAAGCTCTATCGATCAACTCAACAACTGAAAGTGCTGCGCGTTGTCTTCAG gcttggggtgttttggaGCAAAGAGCTGGAAATCTATCAGCTGCTCGAAGACTATTTAGATCGTCTCTGAACATAAACTCGCAGAGCTATATAACATGGATGACATGGGCAAATCTAGAGGAAGATCAAGGTAACTCTATCCGTGCAGAGGAAATTCGTAACCTCTACTTTCAACAG CGTACTGAAGTTGTTGATGATGAGTCGTGGATTATGGGCTTCTTAGACGTCATTGATCCAGCGATTGACAGCATAAAGAGGCTCTTGAATTTAGATCAGAACTCTTACTACAAGGTAAAAGAGTCTACTTCTAATACTACTGCTGGAGACGACGTTGAGGGGAGCACAGAAGAATCAGCTTCTCCCTCCTCGGCTAACGTCAATGACAATAACATAGATACAGGAAGTGGCTTTGATTTAGATGATTTTATCCGTGTAATGCTGTCTTTGGACCCTTCAAAACTGGAAGTTCAGCTTAcaacatctcttaaggaccctCCGAAAATCGCCAGAACCACTAATGGGGTGTGGCGACCATCGACAAAAACTAGTAGAACATCAACAACACTTTGA